From Streptomyces sp. NBC_00775, one genomic window encodes:
- a CDS encoding helicase associated domain-containing protein codes for MVVPVFLGPGEGTGEILTSNAYSTLAKILGGLRAHDAETIEALADPRVRSGRSQRPGGEAETVGGEEQEQARADEDAGEAWVSQSAAGLLRFSEPRDAALLAQFVQLRVIDPENTYRRRGIAAASRWLRETGSDQLRVPYDYVTPQDRAGAFPLGVWLADQRKYYNSAMLEAARVQQLEALGMVWSHHDVAFEEGLAAARAWAAAHDGMLLPPANAVGEGGFPIGIWAKNMRAAARRTLQNAERRAAGERVSSTGELAPSRMEALEAIDPGWCPLGWDIAWQRRFRLARVAAGGPLPAAAGEVIVQGEDLGAWVHAPRLDWDDLLPAQQWLLESTLGLEPAAPEERPVKRTQDDKWALNIAAARQFHAREGHLTVPRKHVEDVDGTPVGLGSFISNTRRRAGKLSTERRADLSQLGMRW; via the coding sequence TTGGTCGTTCCGGTATTCCTCGGACCTGGCGAAGGCACAGGCGAAATTCTGACCTCGAATGCCTACAGCACCCTCGCGAAGATCCTCGGAGGGCTCAGGGCGCACGATGCCGAGACGATCGAGGCGCTTGCCGACCCTCGCGTCCGCAGCGGCCGGTCCCAGCGTCCCGGAGGCGAGGCGGAAACCGTCGGCGGCGAGGAGCAGGAGCAGGCGCGCGCGGACGAGGATGCTGGGGAGGCGTGGGTCAGTCAGTCGGCTGCCGGGCTGCTTCGGTTCTCGGAGCCGCGGGATGCGGCGCTGCTGGCCCAGTTCGTGCAGTTGCGGGTGATCGACCCGGAGAACACCTACAGGCGGCGCGGCATCGCCGCCGCCAGTAGGTGGCTGCGTGAGACGGGCAGCGACCAACTGCGGGTCCCCTACGACTACGTCACCCCTCAAGACCGGGCCGGGGCGTTTCCGCTGGGGGTGTGGCTGGCCGACCAGCGCAAGTACTACAACAGCGCGATGCTGGAGGCTGCGCGCGTGCAGCAGCTCGAGGCACTGGGCATGGTGTGGTCCCACCATGACGTCGCCTTCGAGGAAGGCCTCGCGGCGGCCAGGGCGTGGGCGGCCGCGCACGACGGGATGCTGCTCCCGCCGGCCAACGCGGTCGGCGAGGGCGGGTTCCCTATCGGCATCTGGGCGAAGAATATGCGGGCCGCGGCGCGGCGGACGCTGCAGAACGCGGAACGGCGCGCGGCGGGCGAGCGCGTGTCCAGCACCGGGGAACTTGCGCCCAGCCGCATGGAGGCTCTCGAAGCCATCGACCCCGGATGGTGCCCGCTTGGATGGGACATCGCCTGGCAACGCCGCTTCCGCCTCGCCCGCGTGGCGGCCGGAGGCCCGCTACCGGCGGCCGCGGGCGAGGTCATCGTCCAGGGCGAAGACCTCGGAGCATGGGTGCACGCGCCGCGACTGGACTGGGACGATCTCCTGCCCGCCCAGCAATGGCTCCTGGAGAGCACCCTCGGACTCGAGCCCGCCGCGCCGGAAGAGCGGCCGGTGAAGCGGACCCAGGACGACAAGTGGGCGCTCAACATCGCGGCCGCCCGGCAGTTCCACGCCCGCGAAGGCCACCTCACAGTCCCGAGGAAGCATGTAGAAGACGTCGACGGCACACCGGTTGGGCTGGGCTCGTTCATCAGCAACACCCGCAGGCGTGCCGGGAAACTGAGTACGGAGCGCCGCGCCGACCTCAGCCAACTCGGCATGCGCTGGTAG
- a CDS encoding CRISPR-associated endoribonuclease Cas6, giving the protein MFPNARRVRGKYAAGGAGYLEIGSPLPEFIQALALDFMDPARSLLDWGGVALQVGSITVLQPPHFTAGRARLRTTNPLHLSDYRAPEPGGEQTPVRALLPEDAAYPVALERNLNRRAETFGHASDITVEGITWVGVRRSFRVTGQGRSGQRTGAPVEVELSGSADGLSALWSAGLGQQTGAGFGWVTA; this is encoded by the coding sequence ATGTTCCCGAACGCGCGCCGCGTTCGCGGGAAGTATGCGGCGGGCGGGGCCGGCTACCTGGAGATCGGTAGTCCGCTGCCCGAATTCATACAGGCCCTGGCCCTGGATTTCATGGACCCTGCCCGCTCGTTGTTGGACTGGGGCGGGGTCGCCCTGCAGGTCGGCAGCATCACCGTTCTGCAACCGCCCCACTTCACCGCTGGCCGGGCCCGGTTGCGCACAACCAACCCGCTGCACCTTTCCGACTACCGGGCGCCCGAACCCGGCGGCGAGCAAACCCCCGTGCGGGCGCTGCTTCCCGAGGACGCGGCGTATCCGGTGGCCCTCGAACGCAATCTCAACCGTCGGGCCGAGACCTTCGGCCACGCCTCGGATATCACGGTTGAGGGGATCACGTGGGTGGGTGTGCGCCGTTCGTTCCGGGTGACCGGCCAGGGGCGCTCGGGGCAGCGGACGGGTGCGCCGGTTGAGGTGGAGCTCAGCGGCAGTGCCGACGGGCTGTCCGCGCTGTGGTCTGCGGGGCTGGGCCAGCAGACCGGGGCCGGGTTCGGCTGGGTGACGGCATGA